Below is a genomic region from Sutterella megalosphaeroides.
TCAGTGAGTGAGTGAGGGAGCGAGCGTCTTCAGACGTCGCTTCGGCGGTCGGGCGCTCAGGAAGAGCGCTTCGGAAGCAGAGGCTTCAGTCCCGCATCGACCGACCCCGCCAGGGCGAGCACCGTAAGGAGAATCAACTGCGGTCCGAGGTGCGGATTGATGTCGTCGTAGTACTCGTCGACCGTGTGGGTGCGCTTCTGCACGCCGCCTGCCGAGAGGCACGTCGCGGGAATGCCGAGACTCACGGGCATGTTGGCGTCGGTCGAAGAGGCGCCGTAGTTCGTGAGTTCGATCCCGAGCACGGACTGCGCGGCGCGCGCCGCCTGCAACACGGGGCAGTCGTCGGGACGGCGTCCCGCGGGGCGGTTGCCTATTTGCTCGAATTCGACGCGAAGCATCTTCTCGGGGTCCGTGATGCCCCAAATGGCGTGCTCTTCGGAGATCGCCTCTTCGAACGCCGTGCGAATCGCCCGTTCCGCGTCGAGGATCGGTTGGTTCTCGTAACTGCGGATGTCGATGTCGACCGAGCACGACGGGGCGATCGTGTTGACGGACGTCCCTCCGCGGATCGTGCCGATCGTAAAGGATGACTTCGGTTCCTTCGGTACCTTGAGGTGCGCGATGCGCGCGCCCGCTAGGCACACGGCGTGAACGGCGCTCGGCACTTCGCCGAAGGCGCCGAAGCTGTGCCCGCCCGGGCCCGTTACCGTGCAGCGCCAGCGGTGGGAGCCTATGGCGGTGTGCAGAATTCGACCCACGTCCGTGTTGTCGACCGCGATGAAGCCGTCGGGCGCGGGGGCCGTGGAAAAGAGGTGTTTCGATCCGCGAATGTCGCCGTTTCCTTCTTCTCCGACCGTGCCGACGAAAAGGAGGTCGGCTTCGGTCGCGAGACCGTGCGCTCTCATCGCCCGCAGCACTTCGAGCATCGCGCGAAGCCCCGCACAGTTGTCGCCGATCCCCGGGCCGTAGTAGCGGTTCCCTTCACGTCGCACGGTGACGTCGGTGCCTTCCGGAAAGACCGTATCCATGTGTGCGCCCACGGCGAGCAAGGGGCGCGGCCCCGTACCCCGACCGGGGCAACGTCCGATCACGTTCCCGACCGCATCGATTGACACGTCTTCGAGTCCGAAGGCTTTCATAAGCCGCATGATCTCCGCCGCACGCGTCTCCTCGTGAAAGGTCGGAGCGGGAATTTCGCAGAGCGACTTCTGAAGTTCCATCGCCCGAGGCGCGTGCGCTTCGAGGTCCCGCAGGGCCGCGTCGACGGCGGGGTGGCGTTTGAGCGCTTGAAGGCGCGCGAGAACGTCGGTACGAAGGGGCGGAATGTGAGTCATGATGCTTCCTCCTGGGTTCTTGCTTCTTGCGGATGTTCGGATCGGTGCGAACGGTTCGGAAAATCCTACGCCCGAGCGACCCGCAAGGGGAAAGAGGGAAAGTACTCACGGGAAGCATCCCGATCGTTTGCAACGAAAACCCCGCGCTTGGCATCGCGGGGACGAACAAGGCGCGGGGTGATCTTCGAGCTTCAGAGCTCGCGAACGGAGGGTGTCTCCGTCAGGACGAGGCGTCATCGTCGTGGGGGCGACCCTTCGCGGCCTTCGGCTCCTTTCCGGCCTTGCGGTCGTCGAGGATGCGCTTCACTTTGCGTACGACCTCGTTCTGGCGGATCGTGCGCATGACGTGTACGAGATGGTCGCGGTCGCGCACTTGAACGATCGGGCGGACGATGCAGGTGCCGTCCGCTTCGTCAAGCGCCAAGCCGACGATGCTCGAATTCGCCTTCGCCACCGACGTGGCCACGGCGGCAAGCCCCGCGTGCGCGTCGTCGACGAGGATTTCAAGCGGCACCGCAAAGCGCGGCTCCGTCTGCGGGACGTCGCTCCACTGGACGTCCATCCAGCGGGAGGGATCGGCCTTGGCGCCGCGCTTGGCGTGCATGCAGTCGGCGCGGTGCACGGTGAGACCCTGCCCCGGGCGGCTGAAGCCGCGGATGCGGTCGCCCGGAATCGGGTGGCAGCAGGGGGCGAGGTGAAGCCCCGCGCCTTCGCTTCCCTTGATGACGACGGCGGGGAGATTGTCGGCCTGCGCCCGGTGTTCGCCTTTTTCGGCAAGCACCTGGTTGCGGATCGTGAGTATGCGGTGGAGCACCGCGGCGGGAAGACACTTCCCGAGGCCGATCGCGGCGTAGAGGGACGCGAGGCTCTCGGCCCCGAACTCCTTGAGAACGAGCTTGCGTACGTCGTCGGCCAGGGCCGAGAGGTCGACCCCTTCGCTTTCGGCCAGATTTTCGAGCGCCAGACGCCCGAGCCTCACCGATTCGTCAAACTGGCAGTTGCGCAGGTACTGACGGATTTCGGCGCG
It encodes:
- a CDS encoding M20/M25/M40 family metallo-hydrolase is translated as MTHIPPLRTDVLARLQALKRHPAVDAALRDLEAHAPRAMELQKSLCEIPAPTFHEETRAAEIMRLMKAFGLEDVSIDAVGNVIGRCPGRGTGPRPLLAVGAHMDTVFPEGTDVTVRREGNRYYGPGIGDNCAGLRAMLEVLRAMRAHGLATEADLLFVGTVGEEGNGDIRGSKHLFSTAPAPDGFIAVDNTDVGRILHTAIGSHRWRCTVTGPGGHSFGAFGEVPSAVHAVCLAGARIAHLKVPKEPKSSFTIGTIRGGTSVNTIAPSCSVDIDIRSYENQPILDAERAIRTAFEEAISEEHAIWGITDPEKMLRVEFEQIGNRPAGRRPDDCPVLQAARAAQSVLGIELTNYGASSTDANMPVSLGIPATCLSAGGVQKRTHTVDEYYDDINPHLGPQLILLTVLALAGSVDAGLKPLLPKRSS